Proteins encoded by one window of Pseudomonas sp. PSKL.D1:
- the tcyJ gene encoding cystine ABC transporter substrate-binding protein produces MSKFAKPLLSASLAILLGAGLFSQAFAGEQLKTIQEKGVINVGLEGTYPPFSFQDENGKLTGFEVELSELLAKELGVKAKVQPTKWDGILAALESKRLDVVINQVTISEERKKKYDFSEPYTISGIQALILKKKADALNIKTAQDLAGKKVGVGLGTNYEQWVKQDVPKADVRTYEDDPSKFADLRNGRIDAILIDRLAALEYAQKAKDTQLAGEAFSRLESGVALRKGEPELLEAINKAIDKLKADGTLAKLSEKYFGADVTR; encoded by the coding sequence ATGTCGAAATTTGCCAAACCACTTCTGAGTGCCAGCCTGGCCATCCTGCTGGGTGCCGGCCTCTTCAGCCAGGCGTTCGCCGGCGAGCAGTTGAAGACCATCCAGGAAAAAGGCGTGATCAACGTCGGCCTGGAAGGCACCTACCCACCGTTCAGCTTCCAGGACGAAAACGGCAAGCTGACCGGCTTTGAAGTGGAGCTGTCCGAGTTGCTGGCCAAGGAACTGGGCGTGAAGGCCAAGGTCCAGCCGACCAAATGGGACGGCATCCTCGCCGCGCTGGAGTCCAAGCGCCTGGACGTGGTGATCAACCAGGTGACCATTTCCGAAGAGCGCAAAAAGAAGTATGACTTCTCCGAGCCTTACACCATCTCTGGCATTCAGGCGCTGATCCTGAAGAAAAAAGCCGACGCCCTGAACATCAAGACCGCCCAGGACCTGGCCGGCAAGAAGGTTGGCGTAGGCTTGGGCACCAACTACGAGCAATGGGTGAAGCAAGACGTACCGAAAGCTGACGTGCGCACCTATGAAGACGACCCGAGCAAGTTCGCCGACCTGCGCAACGGCCGTATCGACGCCATCCTGATCGACCGCCTGGCCGCCCTGGAATACGCGCAAAAAGCCAAGGACACGCAACTGGCAGGCGAAGCCTTCTCCCGCCTGGAAAGCGGCGTTGCCCTGCGCAAAGGTGAGCCTGAGCTGCTGGAGGCCATCAACAAGGCCATCGACAAGCTCAAGGCTGACGGCACGCTGGCCAAGCTGTCCGAAAAATACTTCGGTGCCGATGTCACCAGATGA
- the epsC gene encoding serine O-acetyltransferase EpsC: protein MSEQPSSGHWQLHGIVSGLRSAREQWRSRNGRSIGEQGGRELPSREAMRHILEQLCGALFPMRLGPVDLREESEDFYVGHTLDAALTALLAQARLELRYAARQSKGELAGVDAHALRLIQDFAAALPGLRVLLDTDVLAAYHGDPAARSVDEVLLCYPGILAIIHHRLAHHLYQAGLPLLARISSELAHSATGIDIHPGAQIGQSFFIDHGTGVVIGETAIIGERVRIYQAVTLGAKRFPSDESGTLHKGLARHPIVEDDVVIYAGATILGRITIGKGSTIGGNVWLTRSVPAESNITQANLQLDCQDKN from the coding sequence GTGAGCGAACAACCATCATCCGGGCATTGGCAATTGCACGGCATCGTCAGTGGCCTGCGTAGCGCACGCGAGCAGTGGCGTAGCCGCAATGGCCGCAGCATTGGCGAACAGGGCGGGCGTGAGCTGCCGTCGCGCGAGGCCATGCGGCACATTCTTGAGCAGCTGTGCGGGGCGTTGTTCCCGATGCGCCTTGGCCCGGTAGACCTGCGTGAAGAAAGTGAAGACTTTTACGTCGGCCACACGCTGGATGCCGCGCTGACCGCGTTACTGGCACAGGCGCGCCTGGAGTTGCGTTATGCGGCACGCCAGAGCAAAGGTGAACTGGCGGGTGTGGATGCCCATGCCCTGCGCTTGATTCAGGACTTTGCCGCCGCCCTGCCGGGCCTGCGGGTGTTGCTCGATACCGACGTACTGGCTGCCTATCACGGCGACCCGGCGGCACGTAGCGTCGATGAGGTGCTGCTGTGCTACCCGGGTATTCTGGCCATCATTCACCACCGCCTGGCCCACCACCTGTACCAGGCCGGTTTGCCCCTGCTGGCGCGGATCAGTTCGGAGCTGGCGCATTCGGCCACGGGCATCGACATTCACCCAGGCGCGCAGATCGGGCAGAGCTTCTTCATCGACCATGGCACTGGTGTGGTGATTGGCGAGACGGCGATCATTGGCGAGCGGGTACGCATTTACCAGGCCGTGACGCTGGGCGCCAAGCGTTTCCCCAGTGATGAGTCGGGGACGCTGCACAAGGGGCTGGCGCGACACCCGATCGTCGAGGACGATGTGGTGATTTATGCAGGGGCAACCATTCTGGGGCGGATCACCATCGGCAAGGGTTCGACCATTGGCGGTAATGTGTGGCTGACCCGCAGTGTGCCGGCCGAGAGCAATATTACCCAAGCCAATCTACAGTTGGATTGCCAGGATAAGAACTGA
- the tcyL gene encoding cystine ABC transporter permease, with the protein MIAESLQLVVDSAPFLLKGAGYTVLLSVGGMFFGLVLGFALALMRLSKILPLNWLARIYVSFFRGTPLLVQLFVIYFGMPQIGIELDPIPASLIGLSLNMAAYICEILRAAISSIDKGQWEACASIGMTRTQAMRRAILPQALRTALPPLGNSFISLVKDTALAATIQVPELFRQAQLITARTFEVFTMYLAVAVVYWILCSILAHFQNRMEARVNQHDQEH; encoded by the coding sequence ATGATCGCTGAAAGCCTGCAACTCGTTGTCGACTCCGCGCCCTTTCTGCTGAAGGGCGCGGGCTACACGGTGCTGCTGAGTGTCGGCGGCATGTTCTTCGGCCTGGTGCTGGGCTTTGCCCTGGCGCTGATGCGGCTGTCGAAGATCCTGCCGCTGAACTGGCTGGCACGTATCTACGTCTCGTTCTTCCGGGGCACGCCGCTGCTGGTGCAGCTGTTCGTGATCTACTTCGGCATGCCGCAGATCGGCATCGAACTCGACCCCATCCCCGCTTCGCTGATCGGCCTGTCACTGAACATGGCGGCCTATATCTGCGAAATCCTGCGGGCGGCGATTTCCTCGATCGACAAGGGCCAATGGGAAGCGTGTGCCAGCATCGGCATGACGCGCACCCAGGCCATGCGCCGGGCCATTCTGCCGCAGGCATTGCGCACTGCACTGCCGCCGCTGGGCAACAGCTTCATCTCGCTGGTCAAGGACACCGCACTGGCAGCCACCATTCAGGTGCCCGAGCTGTTCCGCCAGGCGCAGCTGATTACCGCCCGCACCTTTGAAGTCTTCACCATGTACCTGGCCGTTGCGGTGGTCTACTGGATCCTTTGCAGCATTCTTGCGCACTTCCAGAACCGCATGGAAGCGCGGGTAAACCAGCACGACCAGGAGCATTGA
- the tcyN gene encoding L-cystine ABC transporter ATP-binding protein TcyN, whose translation MIVVEGLTKQFKGQTVLNGIDLAVQPGEVVAIIGPSGSGKTTFLRCLNLLETPDAGRIQIGDISIDANRPLGGQQSAIRRLRQQAGFVFQNFNLFPHRTALENVIEGPVIVKKTPRDQALALGRKLLAKVGLAGKEDAYPRRLSGGQQQRVAIARALAMEPEVILFDEPTSALDPELVGEVLATIRGLAEEKRTMIIVTHEMSFARDVANRVIFFDKGVIVEQGEAKALFANPREERTRQFLRKFLGTAASQG comes from the coding sequence ATGATCGTAGTAGAAGGCCTGACCAAGCAGTTCAAGGGCCAGACCGTGCTCAACGGCATCGACCTGGCAGTGCAGCCGGGCGAAGTGGTGGCCATCATCGGCCCCAGCGGCTCTGGCAAAACCACCTTCCTGCGCTGCCTGAACCTGCTGGAAACGCCTGACGCCGGGCGCATTCAGATCGGCGATATCAGCATTGACGCCAACCGCCCGCTTGGGGGCCAGCAGAGTGCTATCCGCCGCCTGCGACAGCAGGCCGGGTTCGTGTTTCAGAACTTCAACCTGTTCCCCCATCGCACGGCACTGGAGAACGTCATCGAAGGGCCGGTGATCGTGAAGAAGACACCCCGCGACCAAGCCCTTGCGCTGGGCCGCAAGCTGCTGGCCAAAGTCGGCCTGGCGGGCAAGGAAGACGCCTACCCCCGCCGTCTTTCGGGCGGCCAGCAGCAGCGGGTGGCAATCGCCCGTGCATTGGCCATGGAACCCGAGGTGATCCTGTTCGACGAGCCCACCTCGGCGCTCGACCCGGAGCTGGTCGGCGAAGTGTTGGCGACCATCCGCGGCCTGGCCGAGGAAAAGCGCACCATGATCATCGTCACCCACGAGATGAGCTTTGCCCGGGATGTAGCAAACCGGGTGATCTTCTTCGACAAGGGCGTGATCGTTGAACAGGGCGAGGCCAAGGCGCTGTTTGCCAACCCGCGTGAAGAGCGCACCCGGCAGTTCTTGCGCAAGTTTCTCGGTACTGCCGCCAGCCAGGGCTGA